Proteins encoded within one genomic window of Candidatus Poribacteria bacterium:
- a CDS encoding 3-oxoacyl-ACP reductase FabG codes for MAFPGFELKDKVMLITGSGKGIGRGIALAAAQMGAKVILNSRTPSDLEEVAGEIRADGGEAESVVFDVSDMTQVAKGAQEAIDVWGRVDVLVNNAGTNRPKPALELTEEDWDAIYDLNLKGLFFLTQTLVKPMIERESGKIINISSTMGLVGGPLRTAYSGSKGGVVLLTKGLAVEWAPHNVTVNAVAPAFTRTPLADVLLQRKEFYEDVVRRIPMGRVGEVDEVVGAVLFLASDAANWVTGQTIAVDGGWVAW; via the coding sequence ATGGCGTTTCCAGGATTTGAGTTAAAAGATAAAGTGATGTTAATCACGGGTTCGGGCAAAGGCATCGGCAGAGGTATCGCACTCGCCGCCGCGCAGATGGGAGCAAAGGTTATTTTAAATAGCCGTACACCGTCTGACCTTGAGGAGGTCGCGGGTGAGATCCGCGCCGACGGTGGTGAAGCGGAATCAGTTGTATTCGATGTTAGCGATATGACACAGGTCGCTAAAGGCGCACAAGAAGCGATTGATGTCTGGGGTAGAGTGGATGTCCTCGTCAATAACGCTGGCACCAACCGCCCGAAGCCCGCACTTGAACTAACAGAAGAGGATTGGGATGCTATCTACGATCTCAATCTCAAAGGACTGTTCTTTCTGACACAGACGCTCGTCAAACCCATGATAGAACGGGAGAGCGGGAAGATTATCAACATCTCTTCCACGATGGGCTTAGTAGGTGGTCCGTTGCGTACTGCCTATTCGGGGAGCAAAGGCGGTGTCGTGCTTTTAACCAAAGGGCTCGCCGTTGAATGGGCACCCCACAACGTCACGGTGAATGCCGTCGCACCAGCATTCACTCGGACCCCGCTCGCGGATGTGCTTTTGCAGCGCAAAGAATTTTACGAAGATGTCGTCCGTCGTATCCCGATGGGACGTGTCGGCGAGGTGGACGAAGTTGTCGGTGCTGTATTATTTTTAGCATCAGATGCAGCGAACTGGGTGACTGGACAAACAATCGCAGTCGATGGCGGCTGGGTCGCTTGGTAA
- a CDS encoding bifunctional 5,10-methylenetetrahydrofolate dehydrogenase/5,10-methenyltetrahydrofolate cyclohydrolase: MSAELLNGSRLAQRTRSQIRKKLKKLTFTPGLAVVQVGDHPASTLYIKHKQRDCEKVHFHSEVHRLPADINQDSLIEHVKTLNERTDIHGILVQMPLPEDIDKEAVIDTIAPHKDADGLNPVNLGNLLINREGVTPCTPTGIIRLIELTGEKIEGKHAVCIGRSPLVGKSVGLMLLNRNATVTYCHSRTTDLTAQTQQADILIAAIGKSEFVSADMVKPGAVVIDVGINYVDGRAVGDVKFEEVKEVAGFITPVPGGVGPMTRAMLLENTLKLAIGG; this comes from the coding sequence TTGTCAGCCGAACTCCTTAATGGTAGTCGCCTTGCGCAGCGCACCCGGAGCCAGATCCGGAAAAAGTTAAAAAAACTAACGTTCACCCCGGGCCTCGCTGTTGTCCAAGTCGGTGATCACCCCGCATCAACGCTCTATATCAAACATAAACAACGTGATTGTGAGAAGGTACATTTCCATTCCGAAGTCCATCGCCTACCAGCAGACATTAACCAAGATAGTCTTATTGAACACGTTAAAACCCTCAACGAGCGAACGGACATTCATGGGATCCTTGTGCAAATGCCGCTACCGGAGGACATAGATAAAGAGGCAGTTATTGACACGATCGCTCCGCATAAAGATGCAGATGGGTTAAATCCTGTCAATTTAGGGAATCTGCTCATCAATCGTGAGGGTGTGACACCTTGTACACCAACCGGAATTATCCGTTTGATTGAATTGACAGGTGAAAAGATCGAAGGCAAACATGCGGTCTGTATTGGCAGGAGTCCACTCGTCGGTAAGTCTGTCGGGTTAATGTTGCTGAATCGGAATGCCACCGTCACCTATTGTCATTCCCGAACAACAGACTTAACAGCACAAACACAACAAGCGGATATTCTCATCGCCGCTATAGGCAAATCGGAATTCGTCAGTGCAGATATGGTAAAACCCGGTGCCGTGGTCATTGATGTCGGCATTAACTATGTTGACGGACGCGCGGTCGGGGATGTCAAATTTGAGGAAGTTAAAGAGGTGGCTGGATTTATCACACCGGTACCGGGGGGTGTCGGTCCCATGACGCGTGCAATGTTATTAGAAAATACTTTAAAATTAGCAATTGGAGGCTGA
- a CDS encoding FIST C-terminal domain-containing protein has translation MIHVGVGHSQSLSTVEAAERATRMAMGNAGIAKADLAIVFATINYQTEYEELYQTVHAASSCDELIGCSGMTVLTSVGEFEEEPALAVMVLRSEQLSAVSFSAQGTASEIGEQIQEHVQSGLENDSLLLIFPDVRAVNPAELVAYIGSDGIALPIVGAAVSGDAIGAQMYHWRGDQATAGGVTGALLTGDFNAEIGVAQGCQPIGEPREVTKADGRVIFELAGEPALENFKGTLQVLTQDDIRRSGGTVFVGIAMDPENKNPTRGDFLIRNLVGINEEHAALAISEEVTEGQLVQFHLRNPLAAAEEIQAIITQLAEKTRSRSPAFGLYFNCLGRGKGLYGAANHDIGVIQEKFPGLPVIGFFGNSEFAPIGGHNFAHAYTGVFVLCSAN, from the coding sequence ATGATTCATGTAGGTGTCGGACATTCGCAAAGCCTTTCCACTGTGGAAGCAGCGGAACGCGCAACACGCATGGCGATGGGAAACGCTGGGATCGCTAAAGCTGACCTTGCCATTGTGTTTGCCACTATTAATTATCAAACAGAATATGAAGAGTTATACCAGACGGTTCATGCTGCCTCCAGTTGTGATGAGCTCATCGGGTGTAGTGGAATGACTGTCCTAACTTCAGTTGGAGAGTTTGAAGAAGAACCTGCACTTGCCGTGATGGTTCTCCGTAGCGAGCAACTTTCCGCTGTGTCATTTAGTGCACAAGGGACAGCGTCCGAGATTGGGGAACAGATACAGGAACACGTCCAGTCGGGACTTGAAAATGACTCACTTCTGCTAATTTTCCCAGATGTTCGTGCTGTGAATCCAGCGGAACTTGTGGCGTATATCGGTAGTGATGGGATTGCCTTGCCTATTGTAGGGGCTGCTGTTTCCGGCGATGCCATTGGTGCACAAATGTACCATTGGAGGGGTGATCAGGCGACAGCGGGCGGTGTTACAGGTGCCCTCTTGACTGGAGACTTCAATGCAGAGATCGGTGTTGCACAAGGATGTCAACCTATCGGCGAGCCGCGTGAAGTCACAAAGGCGGACGGACGCGTTATCTTTGAATTAGCAGGCGAACCCGCATTAGAAAATTTTAAGGGAACGCTGCAGGTGCTAACACAGGACGATATTCGGCGGTCGGGTGGCACGGTTTTCGTCGGAATCGCAATGGATCCTGAGAACAAAAATCCGACCCGAGGCGATTTTCTGATCCGCAATCTTGTGGGTATTAATGAGGAACACGCCGCGCTCGCCATATCCGAGGAAGTGACAGAGGGACAATTGGTGCAATTCCATCTGCGGAATCCGCTCGCCGCAGCGGAGGAAATTCAAGCAATTATAACACAGTTGGCTGAGAAAACACGTTCACGGTCCCCTGCGTTCGGGCTTTATTTTAACTGCTTGGGGCGTGGCAAAGGATTGTATGGCGCGGCAAATCATGACATCGGGGTTATTCAAGAGAAGTTTCCGGGGCTCCCTGTTATCGGATTCTTCGGCAATTCGGAGTTTGCACCGATTGGCGGACACAACTTCGCACACGCCTATACCGGTGTATTTGTGCTTTGCTCCGCAAACTGA
- a CDS encoding SMP-30/gluconolactonase/LRE family protein codes for MNEELFVSREFTPIDGFTSGIEGPACDAAGNLYAVNYERQHTIGQVTPDGTASVFVELPTGSIGNGIRFDSDGFMYIADYTNHNVLKVDMDTRNISVHAHEPTMNQPNDIAIGANDILYASDPNWAESTGQIWRVDRDGKVTLLEADMGTTNGIEVSPDEKVLYVNESAQRNVWAYDLSSEGEISNKRLLIQFPDFNMDGMRCDIEGNLYITRHGKGTVAKLSPAGEVLLEVQLTGKLCSNIAFGGPDGCTCYVTMADRGNVEVFRVDLPGRSWQLFQ; via the coding sequence ATGAATGAAGAACTTTTTGTGAGTCGAGAATTTACACCCATCGACGGGTTTACGTCCGGAATCGAGGGACCCGCCTGTGACGCAGCAGGCAATCTATACGCTGTGAACTACGAGCGACAGCACACGATTGGCCAGGTTACACCTGATGGCACCGCAAGCGTTTTCGTTGAACTACCAACAGGTAGCATCGGCAACGGTATCCGTTTCGACAGTGATGGTTTTATGTACATTGCCGACTATACGAACCACAATGTCCTCAAAGTGGATATGGACACACGGAACATCAGCGTCCATGCGCATGAACCGACAATGAACCAACCTAACGACATCGCTATTGGTGCTAACGATATTCTCTATGCGAGCGATCCGAATTGGGCTGAGTCAACTGGTCAAATTTGGCGCGTGGATAGGGATGGCAAAGTGACGCTGCTTGAAGCGGATATGGGCACGACAAACGGCATTGAGGTGAGTCCTGATGAAAAAGTGCTGTATGTCAACGAATCAGCGCAACGTAACGTCTGGGCTTATGACCTATCCTCCGAAGGGGAAATCAGCAACAAACGCCTCCTGATCCAGTTTCCTGATTTCAATATGGACGGGATGCGGTGTGATATTGAAGGCAATCTTTATATCACCCGGCACGGCAAAGGCACCGTGGCAAAACTCTCCCCCGCAGGTGAGGTGTTATTGGAAGTGCAGTTAACTGGTAAACTCTGCTCCAATATCGCCTTTGGGGGTCCAGATGGGTGTACCTGCTACGTCACAATGGCAGACCGCGGAAATGTAGAAGTATTTCGCGTTGACCTCCCCGGTAGAAGTTGGCAGCTGTTCCAATAG
- a CDS encoding LamG domain-containing protein: MKQLFLILILVVVCTTYATADLLEGLVLYMPLDEGNGKKTEDFSENGLEGALTGGAKWVDGKFGKALEFSASSDFVAIEDDAVFHIEDEITQAAWINLNRLPSAHAIVFGTRAGGGARHIGFGYGMNPGNGIKVWTNGAGGGFLDINDNKTGLDTGKWYYLSYTHTSDNKGKVKIYVDGKVTHEQDSNNPVAPAGVTSQIQIGTWAGEAWPGIVDEVRLWNRALSDDEMEQSMEMGADEFLAVNPKDKLATSWGKIKKLR; encoded by the coding sequence GTGAAACAACTATTTCTTATCTTAATCCTTGTTGTGGTTTGTACCACTTATGCGACTGCTGATTTGCTCGAAGGACTTGTGCTGTACATGCCACTTGACGAGGGAAACGGTAAAAAGACCGAGGATTTCTCAGAAAACGGCTTAGAAGGTGCCCTCACCGGTGGTGCAAAATGGGTTGATGGCAAATTCGGAAAGGCTCTTGAATTTAGCGCGTCCAGCGATTTTGTCGCTATTGAAGACGACGCAGTTTTTCATATTGAAGATGAAATCACGCAAGCAGCATGGATTAATCTCAATCGGCTGCCGAGCGCACACGCTATCGTTTTTGGGACTCGTGCTGGCGGTGGGGCAAGGCACATTGGGTTCGGCTACGGGATGAACCCCGGAAACGGTATCAAGGTCTGGACAAACGGTGCTGGTGGTGGGTTTTTGGACATTAACGATAACAAAACCGGCTTGGATACCGGTAAATGGTATTACCTTTCCTATACCCATACATCGGACAATAAGGGTAAAGTTAAGATTTACGTAGATGGCAAAGTAACGCATGAACAGGATTCTAATAATCCTGTAGCACCCGCGGGGGTTACGAGCCAGATTCAGATCGGCACATGGGCAGGCGAAGCGTGGCCCGGTATAGTTGATGAGGTTCGGCTCTGGAACCGTGCGCTTTCTGATGATGAAATGGAACAGAGCATGGAAATGGGGGCTGATGAGTTCTTGGCTGTCAATCCAAAAGACAAACTCGCCACATCTTGGGGCAAAATTAAGAAACTTCGCTAA
- a CDS encoding O-methyltransferase produces MEQYGSVLKRLEKTAKQYTNIAPENGQFLSILIQSIQARNVLEVGTSNGYSAIWLAAALKETGGSLITLEFDQRRAEEAQTHLQEVGLDSIVEVRVGNALDEIPKCNATFDLVFLDAEKNEYRRYLELALPNIRTGGLIVADDTVTMRDEMPDYVEFVFNTPTLSSVDIPLDDGIILSYKTGD; encoded by the coding sequence ATGGAACAATACGGTTCTGTTTTAAAGCGGCTCGAAAAAACCGCGAAACAGTATACCAATATCGCGCCCGAGAACGGGCAATTTCTCTCTATTCTTATCCAATCCATTCAGGCGCGAAACGTCCTTGAAGTTGGGACGAGTAACGGATACTCGGCAATCTGGCTTGCCGCTGCTCTGAAAGAGACCGGCGGTAGCCTCATCACGCTTGAGTTTGACCAGAGACGAGCGGAGGAGGCGCAAACACATCTTCAGGAAGTCGGACTGGACAGCATCGTTGAGGTCCGCGTCGGGAACGCACTTGACGAAATCCCGAAGTGCAACGCAACCTTTGATCTCGTGTTCCTTGATGCCGAGAAAAACGAGTATCGACGCTATCTTGAATTAGCATTGCCAAATATCCGTACGGGTGGTCTCATCGTCGCGGACGATACCGTAACAATGCGCGACGAAATGCCAGATTATGTCGAATTCGTCTTCAACACACCAACATTAAGTTCGGTTGATATTCCCTTGGACGACGGTATTATTTTGAGTTATAAAACCGGAGATTAA
- a CDS encoding aminotransferase class I/II-fold pyridoxal phosphate-dependent enzyme — protein sequence MTQLCLRYNAINLSQGTPAYQPPPEVKAAAIQAIQEGYNQYSITWGAPAFRETIAQKMTTFNDIPTDPDRNVTVTCGSTEGMLSSLLAVINPDDEIIIFEPFYENYGPDTIISGAKPVYVALQETPASDGTIQFTYDATELRDAFSTNTKAIIINTPNNPLGKVFRRDELQQIADLCCEYDSLAITDEIYEHMIYDERPHISIGALPQMRDRTITVSGLSKAYSMTGWRLGYVIAPEPLTDAIRKMHDFLTVGAPHPLQRAGVVALNLPPSYHQELVARYDKNRKRLVNDLTEAGFVCHEPEGAYYIMTDITDFGFPDDTVFAHWLVKEIGVGGVPGSSFYSRPHLGRTKFRFMFSMADDILAEAAERLMQIKTKI from the coding sequence ATGACGCAGCTCTGCCTGCGCTACAATGCGATCAACCTATCACAAGGTACGCCAGCGTATCAACCCCCTCCCGAAGTCAAAGCCGCAGCAATTCAAGCAATCCAAGAAGGATATAATCAATATAGCATCACGTGGGGAGCACCGGCATTTCGAGAAACAATCGCACAGAAGATGACGACGTTTAACGACATTCCCACCGATCCTGACAGAAACGTCACCGTCACCTGCGGTTCAACCGAAGGCATGCTCTCCTCGCTTCTCGCGGTTATCAATCCCGATGACGAGATTATCATCTTTGAACCCTTTTATGAAAACTACGGACCGGATACGATCATCTCTGGTGCGAAACCGGTCTATGTAGCATTACAAGAGACACCGGCATCTGATGGTACTATCCAATTTACCTATGACGCAACTGAACTCAGAGATGCCTTTTCTACCAATACGAAAGCAATCATCATAAACACTCCGAATAATCCGCTCGGCAAGGTTTTTCGTCGAGACGAACTTCAACAGATTGCTGACCTCTGCTGTGAGTATGACTCGCTCGCTATCACCGATGAAATATATGAGCACATGATTTACGATGAAAGACCACATATTAGCATCGGTGCTCTACCGCAGATGCGGGATCGAACGATTACCGTGTCAGGGTTGAGCAAAGCGTATTCAATGACTGGATGGCGGTTGGGGTATGTCATCGCGCCAGAGCCGTTAACCGATGCGATCCGTAAAATGCACGATTTTTTGACCGTCGGTGCGCCGCACCCACTTCAACGTGCCGGGGTTGTCGCTCTCAATTTACCACCGAGTTATCACCAAGAATTGGTTGCGAGATATGATAAGAATCGCAAACGTCTCGTAAATGACCTTACAGAAGCCGGGTTTGTCTGCCATGAGCCAGAGGGTGCCTATTACATCATGACCGACATCACCGATTTTGGGTTTCCAGACGATACGGTTTTTGCCCACTGGTTGGTGAAAGAGATTGGTGTAGGTGGTGTGCCGGGTTCCAGTTTCTACAGCCGTCCGCACCTCGGCAGGACGAAATTTCGGTTTATGTTCAGCATGGCGGACGACATCCTCGCTGAAGCTGCTGAACGATTGATGCAAATCAAAACGAAAATCTGA